Proteins from a single region of Nerophis ophidion isolate RoL-2023_Sa linkage group LG10, RoL_Noph_v1.0, whole genome shotgun sequence:
- the LOC133561308 gene encoding cAMP-regulated phosphoprotein 19-like, protein MDDKVVSTEKAEEAKIKVMHPNLGARPGGSDFLRKRLQKGLKYFDSGDYNMAKAKMKNKQLPSAPTEKAQITGGHIPTPQDLPQRKTSIVTSKLAER, encoded by the coding sequence ATGGATGACAAAGTTGTCAGTACAGAGAAAGCAGAAGAAGCCAAGATAAAGGTCATGCATCCCAATCTTGGAGCTAGACCGGGAGGTTCAGATTTTCTGAGAAAACGACTTCAGAAAGGGCTGAAGTATTTTGATTCTGGCGATTACAACATGGCCAAggccaaaatgaagaataaacAGTTGCCATCAGCCCCAACAGAGAAGGCTCAGATTACAGGTGGTCACATCCCGACACCTCAGGACCTGCCTCAGAGAAAGACCTCTATTGTGACAAGCAAACTGGCTGAGAGATGA